In one Dermatophilaceae bacterium Sec6.4 genomic region, the following are encoded:
- a CDS encoding DMT family transporter: MTHYKSYLSPKGGITMSVDVETAILSTPDLPAATVHTAPEASTSMSRAMVVALASAAAFGAAGPFAKMLFVVGWSPAAAVTMRIGIAVLVLAIPTVRELRGRWHVLRANMRAVLLYGLFGVAGCQLAYFIAVEHLSVGVALLLEYLSPTLLVLLAWARTRRAPSRMTMLGALSALGGLALVLNIFGSITISTIGVAFGLAAAVCSAIYFLVASDVPEDGLSPLALSGAGMAVGVLPLVVFGSVGLLPMHASLHPVTIGGTQVSVFVPIIGISVISAAFAYVSGCTAARLLGSRVASFVALAEVLFAVLFAWLFLGELPLPIQLGGGALIVLGVVLVRMADRETITPDTTTSETATPDTVADVHEVAGAVLPN, translated from the coding sequence ATGACTCATTACAAAAGCTACCTATCCCCGAAGGGGGGCATCACCATGTCCGTCGACGTCGAGACCGCCATCCTGAGCACACCAGACCTCCCCGCAGCCACCGTGCACACAGCGCCCGAGGCGTCGACATCGATGTCCCGCGCGATGGTGGTCGCCCTGGCTTCCGCCGCAGCGTTCGGCGCCGCCGGACCCTTCGCCAAAATGCTCTTCGTCGTCGGGTGGTCACCGGCGGCCGCCGTCACCATGCGTATCGGCATCGCCGTTCTCGTGTTGGCGATTCCCACGGTGCGCGAACTACGCGGCAGGTGGCACGTGTTGCGCGCCAACATGCGAGCGGTACTGCTCTACGGACTCTTCGGTGTCGCGGGCTGTCAGCTGGCCTACTTCATCGCTGTGGAGCACCTCAGCGTCGGTGTCGCGCTACTGCTGGAGTATCTCTCCCCGACCCTGCTGGTGCTGTTGGCCTGGGCACGCACCCGTCGCGCACCGTCGCGGATGACGATGCTGGGGGCCCTCAGCGCGCTGGGCGGACTCGCGTTGGTGTTGAACATCTTCGGGTCCATCACCATCAGCACCATCGGGGTGGCCTTCGGGCTCGCCGCAGCGGTCTGCTCGGCGATCTATTTCCTGGTGGCCTCCGACGTGCCCGAGGACGGACTGTCCCCCCTCGCGCTGTCCGGTGCCGGCATGGCGGTCGGCGTGCTCCCGCTGGTGGTGTTCGGGTCAGTGGGCCTGCTACCGATGCACGCCTCGCTGCACCCGGTGACCATCGGTGGCACCCAGGTCAGCGTCTTCGTGCCGATTATCGGCATCTCGGTGATCTCAGCAGCGTTCGCCTACGTCTCCGGTTGCACGGCCGCACGACTGCTGGGCAGCCGGGTCGCATCCTTCGTGGCGCTCGCCGAAGTGCTCTTCGCGGTGCTGTTCGCGTGGCTGTTCCTCGGTGAGCTGCCGTTGCCCATCCAGCTCGGCGGCGGCGCACTGATCGTGCTCGGTGTCGTACTGGTGCGGATGGCCGACCGCGAGACGATCACACCCGACACCACCACATCCGAGACCGCCACACCCGACACGGTGGCGGACGTGCACGAGGTAGCCGGCGCAGTCCTGCCAAACTGA
- a CDS encoding NADH-quinone oxidoreductase subunit D yields the protein MATRELTVGVGAGDLATADMVLNIGPQHPATHGVLRLRVTLDGELISRAEPIVGYMHRGAEKLFEVRDYRQIMVLANRHDWLSAFSSEIGLALTVERMLGMEVPVRATWARTLLAELNRVLNHLMFLGSYPLELGAITPIFYSFREREELQAVMEEMSGGRMHYMVGRVGGLRDDLPAGWLGRVQIAIDAVRARLPELESLLVGNEILNARTRGVGVLSAADVSSYGVSGPIARASGVDLDLRRDHPYLAYGELFAAGGPGRVVTRQAGDCLARLEVLLEQTHVSLDLAQACVERLLAMPGGPINVKLPKVLKVPEGADYVATENPLGFNGYYLVSRGEKTPWRLALRSASFNNVAVLAELLPGNLLADMVAILGSMFFVVGDIDK from the coding sequence ATGGCGACCCGCGAACTGACTGTCGGCGTCGGCGCAGGAGATCTGGCCACCGCCGACATGGTCTTGAACATCGGCCCGCAGCACCCCGCCACGCACGGGGTGCTGCGGTTGCGGGTGACCCTCGACGGCGAGCTGATCTCGCGCGCCGAACCCATCGTCGGATACATGCACCGCGGCGCCGAGAAACTCTTCGAGGTACGCGACTACCGCCAGATCATGGTGCTTGCGAACAGGCATGACTGGCTGTCGGCATTCAGCAGCGAGATCGGCCTGGCGCTCACGGTCGAGCGGATGCTCGGCATGGAGGTGCCGGTGCGCGCCACCTGGGCCCGGACGCTGCTCGCGGAGTTGAACCGGGTGCTGAATCACCTCATGTTCCTGGGCTCCTATCCGCTCGAACTCGGGGCCATCACGCCGATCTTCTACTCCTTCCGTGAGCGCGAGGAGCTGCAGGCGGTCATGGAGGAGATGTCCGGCGGCCGGATGCACTACATGGTCGGCCGGGTCGGCGGACTGCGTGATGACCTCCCGGCGGGGTGGTTGGGACGGGTACAGATCGCCATCGACGCCGTCCGGGCACGGCTGCCCGAGCTGGAGAGCCTGCTCGTCGGAAACGAGATCCTGAATGCCCGCACCCGCGGCGTCGGCGTGCTCAGTGCTGCCGACGTGTCCTCGTACGGGGTGTCCGGCCCCATCGCCCGGGCCAGCGGCGTCGATCTCGACCTACGCAGGGACCATCCCTATCTGGCCTACGGGGAGTTGTTCGCAGCGGGCGGCCCCGGGCGCGTCGTCACCCGCCAGGCGGGAGACTGCCTGGCCCGCCTGGAGGTCCTGCTGGAGCAGACCCACGTGAGTCTTGACCTCGCGCAGGCATGCGTCGAGCGTCTACTCGCGATGCCCGGCGGACCCATCAACGTCAAGCTGCCCAAAGTACTGAAAGTACCCGAGGGCGCCGACTACGTGGCGACCGAGAATCCGTTGGGCTTCAACGGCTACTACCTTGTCTCCCGAGGAGAGAAAACCCCCTGGCGACTCGCGCTGCGGTCCGCGTCGTTCAACAACGTTGCAGTCCTCGCCGAGCTGCTGCCGGGCAACCTGCTCGCCGACATGGTCGCCATCCTCGGCTCGATGTTCTTCGTCGTGGGAGATATCGACAAATAG
- a CDS encoding CGNR zinc finger domain-containing protein — protein MIFSHDTEEALLSGAALVCTTASAGDGSDELLDAEQFEQFVQRWQWTGSRGYDEDERRAVRALRPTLAALWECSTEDEVVLLVNTWLLAGRALPQLVRHDGWGYHLHATSPDAPLATRWMVEVAMAMVDVVRAGELSRLRFCAAEDCDGVLVDLSKNRSRRFCENGCGNRTNVAAYRARRRAEEDAGDE, from the coding sequence ATGATCTTCAGCCATGACACTGAAGAGGCACTCCTGTCGGGTGCCGCGCTCGTCTGCACAACCGCATCCGCCGGCGACGGCAGCGATGAACTACTCGATGCAGAGCAGTTCGAGCAGTTCGTCCAGCGGTGGCAATGGACCGGGTCGCGTGGGTACGACGAGGATGAACGGCGCGCTGTTCGCGCACTGCGCCCGACCCTGGCTGCGCTATGGGAATGCAGCACGGAGGATGAGGTGGTGCTGCTGGTCAACACCTGGCTGCTGGCCGGTCGGGCGCTGCCGCAACTGGTCCGGCACGACGGATGGGGATATCACCTGCATGCGACGTCTCCCGACGCTCCGCTCGCCACTCGATGGATGGTCGAGGTGGCCATGGCGATGGTGGACGTGGTCCGCGCCGGCGAACTGTCGCGGTTGCGGTTCTGCGCAGCAGAGGACTGCGACGGGGTGCTGGTCGATCTGTCGAAGAACCGCTCGCGCAGATTCTGTGAAAATGGGTGTGGCAACCGCACCAACGTGGCGGCGTATCGCGCGCGTCGCAGAGCAGAGGAGGATGCCGGGGATGAGTGA
- the folE gene encoding GTP cyclohydrolase I FolE, whose translation MSTPPAVDLERAAAAVRELLIAVGEDPDREGLLDTPGRVARAYAETFAGLGQDPAEILSRTFDVCHDEMVLIRDIEVYSTCEHHLLPFHGVAHVGYIPAKDGRVAGLSKIARLVDLYARRPQVQERLTTQIADALVEHLHAEGVIVVISCEHLCMSMRGVRKPGATTMTSAVRGQLRDPTTRAEAISLLAAGDRR comes from the coding sequence ATGTCGACCCCACCGGCAGTTGACCTGGAACGCGCCGCAGCCGCGGTGCGTGAGCTGCTCATCGCGGTCGGGGAAGATCCCGACCGCGAGGGGCTGCTCGACACCCCGGGCAGAGTGGCCCGTGCGTACGCAGAAACGTTCGCGGGACTGGGTCAGGACCCTGCGGAAATCCTGAGTCGCACCTTCGACGTCTGTCACGACGAGATGGTGCTGATCCGCGACATCGAGGTCTACAGCACGTGTGAGCACCACCTGCTGCCGTTCCACGGCGTGGCCCACGTGGGCTACATCCCCGCCAAGGACGGTCGGGTCGCCGGGTTGTCGAAGATTGCGCGGCTCGTCGATCTGTATGCCCGCAGGCCGCAGGTCCAGGAGCGTCTGACCACGCAGATCGCCGACGCGCTCGTCGAGCATCTGCACGCGGAGGGCGTCATCGTGGTGATCTCCTGCGAGCATCTGTGTATGTCGATGCGCGGTGTCCGCAAGCCGGGCGCGACGACGATGACCTCGGCTGTTCGTGGGCAGTTACGGGACCCCACGACCCGGGCCGAGGCGATCAGCCTGTTGGCCGCCGGCGACCGTCGGTGA
- the folP gene encoding dihydropteroate synthase, with product MGVLNVTPDSFSDGGKWLGVQDAVRHGLELRDQGADIVDVGGESTRPGAARTDHAQELARVVPVVRQLTEHGVVVSIDTMRSEVAAAAVGVGASIVNDVSGGLADPLMAGLVADLGVAMVAMHWRGHSHDMVNRATYDDVVSEVCAELADRVAALVGAGIARDALVLDPGLGFAKTAAQNWTVLRGLSQLQSLGLPVLVGASRKGFLAHLGPLTPVPADRREGATTALTVMLAQSGVWGVRVHDVLAARTALGVLETMAVAVPSRAEHDG from the coding sequence ATGGGGGTCCTTAACGTTACGCCCGACTCCTTCTCCGACGGCGGAAAATGGCTCGGGGTGCAGGACGCCGTGCGGCACGGCCTGGAGCTACGCGACCAGGGTGCAGACATCGTGGATGTAGGCGGTGAGTCGACCCGGCCGGGAGCAGCACGCACCGATCACGCGCAGGAGCTGGCGCGCGTGGTGCCGGTGGTACGGCAACTGACCGAGCACGGGGTCGTCGTGTCGATCGACACGATGCGGTCGGAGGTGGCCGCCGCCGCGGTCGGCGTCGGCGCGAGCATTGTGAACGATGTGAGCGGGGGGTTGGCGGATCCGCTGATGGCGGGCCTGGTGGCTGACCTCGGGGTTGCCATGGTCGCCATGCACTGGCGCGGGCACAGCCACGACATGGTGAACCGGGCCACCTACGACGACGTCGTGTCCGAGGTGTGCGCGGAACTCGCCGATCGCGTGGCAGCGCTGGTGGGCGCGGGGATCGCCCGCGATGCCCTGGTGCTGGACCCGGGGCTCGGCTTTGCCAAGACCGCAGCTCAGAACTGGACGGTACTGCGGGGGTTGTCGCAGCTGCAGTCCCTCGGACTACCGGTCCTGGTCGGCGCGTCACGCAAAGGTTTCCTCGCGCACCTCGGCCCACTGACTCCGGTGCCTGCGGATCGGCGCGAAGGCGCGACGACGGCACTGACCGTCATGTTGGCCCAATCGGGTGTGTGGGGAGTGCGGGTGCACGATGTGCTCGCGGCGCGCACCGCGTTGGGTGTACTGGAGACGATGGCCGTGGCTGTTCCGAGCCGCGCCGAACACGATGGGTGA
- the folK gene encoding 2-amino-4-hydroxy-6-hydroxymethyldihydropteridine diphosphokinase — protein sequence MTDRIGLSGIVATACHGVLPHEKREPQRFIADIVLEFDVRAAGESDDLDATVSYADIAQGAYAILTGDSVDLIETLAQRIAEIAMAPDAVEAVDVTIRKPQAPAGVPFVDEVLGGPYVSVRRVRDREVVIALGSNMGDRVGTLSSAVRQLAQLDGLQIVSCSPLLETAAVGGPTQPDYLNAVVVARSKLAPRTLLHELHRIEHHHGRVRAVRWDARTLDLDLIQVGDPAEQNDLTSATPDLILPHPRAQERAFVLMPWSRADPTAMLSTADGVVGVRALIEKLPPEAMNGVRPGPDWAPW from the coding sequence ATGACCGACCGGATCGGATTGAGCGGGATCGTCGCGACGGCCTGCCACGGGGTGCTGCCGCACGAGAAGCGTGAACCGCAACGGTTCATCGCCGACATCGTGTTGGAGTTCGACGTGCGTGCGGCGGGCGAGAGCGACGACCTGGACGCAACCGTCAGCTATGCAGACATCGCCCAAGGTGCCTACGCGATTCTCACCGGCGACAGCGTCGACCTCATCGAGACGCTTGCGCAGCGCATCGCGGAGATTGCGATGGCGCCGGATGCGGTCGAAGCCGTCGACGTCACGATCCGCAAGCCGCAGGCCCCCGCTGGGGTCCCGTTCGTCGACGAGGTACTCGGTGGCCCGTACGTGAGCGTCCGGCGGGTACGCGACCGCGAGGTGGTCATCGCGCTGGGCTCGAACATGGGTGATCGGGTGGGAACGCTGTCGTCGGCAGTGCGCCAGTTGGCGCAGCTCGACGGTCTGCAGATCGTGTCGTGCTCCCCGCTGCTGGAGACCGCTGCGGTGGGTGGTCCTACCCAACCGGACTATCTCAACGCGGTGGTGGTTGCGCGCAGCAAGCTGGCGCCTCGCACGCTCCTGCACGAACTGCACCGGATCGAACACCATCACGGCCGAGTGCGCGCGGTGCGGTGGGATGCGCGGACGTTGGATCTGGACCTGATCCAGGTCGGTGATCCCGCCGAGCAGAACGACCTGACATCCGCAACGCCCGACCTCATTCTTCCGCATCCCCGTGCGCAGGAGCGTGCTTTCGTGCTGATGCCGTGGTCGCGGGCCGACCCGACGGCGATGCTGTCCACCGCGGACGGTGTCGTCGGGGTACGCGCGCTGATCGAGAAGTTGCCGCCCGAGGCGATGAACGGGGTACGACCCGGTCCGGACTGGGCTCCGTGGTGA
- a CDS encoding DUF2520 domain-containing protein gives MSGPPPSLRIGVIGCGRVGAVLGAALRAGGHEITATSGVSAASLARAAELLPGVPVVLPEQVARSAEVVLVAVPDDELGPLVASLATAGVWDGGRLVIHTSGAHGPEILAPVVYAGGDAVAMHPAMTFTGTVRDFERLIGIPMAITASPGASLIAEALTLDLGAQPLVLTAQQRPLYHAALTHGANHLITLVAQSAQLLRHAGIDEPATVLHGLLGASLANALEHGDRALTGPVARGDVETIRTHLRVLADETPDVQVAYRAMARATTLRAARVRLTPSQSIQPLLELLEPEGSSE, from the coding sequence ATGTCGGGGCCTCCGCCCAGCCTGCGTATCGGCGTCATCGGCTGTGGCCGGGTCGGTGCTGTACTCGGCGCTGCATTACGCGCCGGGGGCCACGAGATCACCGCAACGAGCGGCGTCAGTGCTGCCTCGTTGGCGCGGGCGGCCGAGCTGCTGCCGGGGGTGCCGGTGGTACTTCCCGAGCAGGTTGCCCGCAGCGCCGAGGTCGTCCTGGTCGCCGTCCCGGATGACGAGCTGGGGCCTCTGGTGGCCTCCCTCGCCACCGCAGGTGTCTGGGACGGCGGGCGCCTGGTCATCCACACCAGCGGTGCGCACGGACCGGAGATACTGGCTCCGGTGGTGTACGCCGGTGGTGATGCCGTCGCGATGCATCCGGCCATGACCTTCACCGGGACCGTCCGCGACTTCGAGCGTCTTATCGGTATCCCGATGGCGATCACTGCCTCGCCTGGGGCGAGTCTGATCGCGGAGGCCCTCACCCTCGACCTGGGCGCGCAGCCTCTGGTCCTCACGGCACAACAGCGCCCGCTCTACCACGCTGCGCTCACGCATGGCGCGAACCATCTCATCACGTTGGTGGCCCAGAGCGCGCAGCTGCTGCGACATGCGGGGATAGATGAGCCCGCCACGGTGCTGCACGGTCTGCTCGGCGCATCGCTGGCCAACGCGCTGGAGCATGGGGACCGGGCGTTGACCGGTCCGGTCGCCCGGGGTGACGTCGAGACGATACGCACCCACCTCAGGGTGCTGGCCGATGAGACACCGGACGTGCAGGTGGCGTACCGCGCAATGGCGCGAGCCACTACTCTTCGAGCCGCCCGGGTCCGCCTGACCCCGTCGCAATCGATCCAGCCGTTGCTGGAGTTGCTCGAACCGGAGGGATCCAGCGAATGA
- the hpt gene encoding hypoxanthine phosphoribosyltransferase, translating to MDSSDAGDDLDHVLFTEAQILARLQELGDLIWADYKDKEVLLVGVLKGAVLVMADLMRTLPGSVPMDWMAVSSYGSGTKSSGVVRILKDLDTDISGKHVLIVEDIIDSGLTLNWIRSNLLSRDPASLEICTLLRKPDAAKVAIDCRYVGFDIPNEFVVGYGLDYNERYRNLRDIGTLAPHVYS from the coding sequence ATGGATTCCTCCGATGCCGGCGATGACCTGGACCACGTGCTCTTCACCGAGGCCCAGATCCTGGCGCGACTGCAGGAGCTCGGTGATCTCATCTGGGCCGACTACAAGGACAAAGAGGTCCTGCTGGTCGGTGTGTTGAAGGGCGCCGTGCTGGTCATGGCCGACCTCATGCGCACCCTGCCCGGCTCCGTGCCGATGGACTGGATGGCGGTCTCGTCCTACGGGTCGGGTACCAAATCCTCCGGCGTCGTTCGCATCCTGAAGGATCTGGACACCGACATCTCCGGCAAGCACGTACTGATCGTCGAGGACATCATCGACTCCGGGCTGACGCTGAACTGGATCCGCAGCAACCTGCTCTCCCGCGACCCCGCGTCGTTGGAGATCTGCACACTGCTGCGTAAGCCGGACGCCGCAAAGGTCGCGATCGACTGCCGCTACGTCGGCTTCGACATCCCCAACGAGTTCGTCGTCGGATACGGGCTGGACTACAACGAGCGTTACCGCAACCTGCGCGACATCGGCACGCTCGCCCCGCACGTCTATTCCTGA
- the ftsH gene encoding ATP-dependent zinc metalloprotease FtsH encodes MTMKRLVKNPAIIVVLVVIFGFMIYSFGKVGGYQKVDTSAAETLISQSKVESAKLTPDGINLTLKPGQVYNNTDQKIKDATQVQASYVNARGDQLVNLLTKYPPTKGYTDDPGRQNVFVSLLLSILPFLLVLGLFWFILSQMQGGGSKVMQFGKSKAKLATKDMPKVTFHDVAGADEAVEELEEIKEFLQAPKKFLDVGAKIPKGVLLYGPPGTGKTLLARAVAGEAGVPFYSISGSDFVEMFVGVGASRVRDLFEQAKTNAPAIIFVDEIDAVGRHRGAGMGGGHDEREQTLNQLLVEMDGFDVKTNVILIAATNRPDILDPALLRPGRFDRQIAVEAPDMAGRHHILQVHSKGKPMADDIDLLTVARRTPGFSGADLANVLNEAALLTARSNAQIIDNRALDEAIDRVIAGPQKRTRMMSAKERKITAYHEGGHAMVASAMNYLDPVSKITILPRGRALGYTMVLPQDDKYSTTRNELLDQLAYALGGRVAEEIVFHDPSTGASNDIEKASGLARKMVTQFGMSERVGAIKLGSGGGEPFMGRDMGRERDYSEDLAGVVDEEVRRLIEAAHDEAWHALNDNRDLLDELVLELLEKETLNEKALAVIFAKVNKRPHRRVWLSSDARNVSDRPPVLTPAEQAAVARGVDLDKQELMHAEPRPPEAIIEVPDGGYVDPTGS; translated from the coding sequence TTGACTATGAAACGCCTTGTCAAAAACCCCGCCATTATCGTCGTTCTCGTCGTGATATTCGGCTTCATGATCTATTCGTTCGGCAAGGTCGGCGGATATCAGAAGGTCGACACCTCTGCGGCCGAGACTCTGATCAGCCAGAGCAAGGTCGAGTCGGCCAAGCTGACTCCCGACGGCATCAACCTGACGCTCAAACCAGGTCAGGTCTACAACAACACCGATCAGAAGATCAAGGACGCCACCCAGGTCCAGGCCAGCTATGTCAACGCCCGCGGTGACCAACTGGTCAACCTGTTGACCAAGTACCCGCCGACCAAGGGCTACACCGATGACCCCGGTCGTCAGAATGTCTTTGTCAGTCTGCTGTTGTCGATCCTGCCGTTCCTGCTGGTGCTCGGTCTGTTCTGGTTCATTCTGAGCCAGATGCAGGGCGGCGGTTCGAAGGTGATGCAGTTCGGCAAGTCCAAAGCCAAGCTCGCGACCAAGGACATGCCGAAGGTCACCTTCCACGATGTCGCTGGCGCGGACGAGGCCGTCGAAGAGTTGGAGGAGATCAAAGAATTCCTCCAGGCTCCGAAGAAGTTCCTCGATGTCGGCGCAAAGATCCCCAAGGGGGTCCTGCTCTACGGGCCACCCGGTACCGGTAAGACACTGCTGGCCCGCGCGGTTGCGGGTGAGGCGGGTGTGCCGTTCTACTCGATCTCCGGCTCGGACTTCGTCGAGATGTTCGTCGGTGTCGGTGCCTCCCGTGTTCGTGACCTGTTCGAGCAGGCCAAGACGAATGCGCCGGCCATCATCTTCGTCGATGAGATCGACGCCGTCGGTCGACACCGCGGTGCCGGTATGGGCGGCGGTCACGACGAGCGTGAGCAGACCCTCAACCAGCTACTGGTCGAGATGGACGGGTTCGACGTCAAGACCAATGTGATCCTGATCGCTGCGACCAACCGTCCCGACATCCTCGACCCGGCGCTGCTGCGCCCGGGCCGGTTCGACCGGCAGATCGCGGTGGAAGCCCCGGACATGGCCGGGCGTCACCACATCCTGCAGGTGCACTCCAAGGGCAAGCCGATGGCAGACGACATCGACCTGCTCACGGTGGCGCGTCGTACCCCGGGATTCTCCGGTGCGGATCTTGCCAACGTGCTGAACGAGGCGGCGTTGCTGACTGCCCGTAGCAATGCGCAGATCATCGACAACCGTGCGTTGGACGAGGCCATTGACCGCGTGATCGCCGGACCGCAGAAGCGGACCCGGATGATGAGCGCCAAAGAGCGCAAGATCACCGCGTACCACGAGGGTGGGCACGCGATGGTGGCCTCCGCGATGAACTACCTGGACCCGGTCAGCAAGATCACCATCCTGCCGCGTGGCCGGGCACTGGGTTACACGATGGTCCTTCCGCAGGACGACAAGTACTCGACGACTCGGAACGAGTTGCTGGATCAGTTGGCGTACGCCCTGGGCGGGCGTGTCGCGGAGGAGATCGTCTTCCACGACCCGAGCACCGGTGCGTCCAATGACATCGAGAAGGCATCCGGGCTGGCACGCAAGATGGTCACCCAGTTCGGGATGAGCGAGCGGGTCGGCGCGATCAAGCTCGGCTCCGGTGGCGGTGAGCCCTTCATGGGCCGCGACATGGGCCGCGAGCGCGACTACTCCGAGGACCTCGCCGGTGTCGTGGACGAAGAGGTGCGCCGCCTGATCGAGGCTGCGCACGACGAGGCCTGGCATGCGTTGAACGACAACCGCGACCTGCTGGATGAGTTGGTGCTGGAACTGCTGGAGAAGGAGACGTTGAACGAGAAGGCCCTCGCGGTCATCTTCGCCAAGGTGAACAAGCGTCCCCACCGTCGCGTGTGGTTGTCCAGCGATGCCCGCAACGTCAGTGACCGCCCGCCGGTCCTCACGCCCGCTGAGCAGGCGGCAGTGGCACGTGGCGTCGACCTGGACAAGCAGGAACTGATGCACGCCGAGCCGCGGCCCCCCGAGGCGATCATCGAGGTACCGGACGGTGGTTATGTCGACCCCACCGGCAGTTGA
- a CDS encoding SAM-dependent methyltransferase: MTWPAWETAWQQALYGPEGFYRSPGGPARHFATSAQGIPGGGALLARAVVSLARSHNACTVVDFGCGRGELAVEIASVAPDLQVVAVDVVDRPPGLPAAVDWVRAPGGTGMSSELRAIPDALVIAHEYLDVVPCPVLVHDGSQLRVLEVDRHGAERVGAAADPLDVAWCAAHWPGWERPGTRLEVGRPRDAVYAALRTMVASGALITVDYGHLRDARPTGGTLRGYRDGVECRPVPDGSTDITAHVAMDTLGAPQLLRQLDLFDRLGLRPPPVAHALAGTDPPAYLRALSERGAYSALTAKGGLGDFWWTLEPVSPIPAAAS, from the coding sequence ATGACCTGGCCTGCGTGGGAGACCGCCTGGCAGCAGGCGTTGTACGGCCCTGAGGGCTTCTACCGCAGCCCGGGCGGGCCGGCCCGGCACTTTGCGACCTCGGCACAGGGCATACCCGGCGGCGGCGCACTGCTGGCGCGCGCAGTCGTCAGTCTCGCCCGCTCACACAACGCCTGCACTGTCGTCGATTTCGGTTGCGGCAGAGGCGAACTGGCGGTCGAGATAGCGTCGGTGGCGCCGGATCTACAGGTGGTCGCAGTGGACGTGGTCGACCGGCCGCCCGGCCTTCCTGCCGCCGTCGACTGGGTACGCGCGCCGGGCGGTACCGGCATGTCGTCGGAACTTCGTGCGATTCCCGATGCGCTGGTCATTGCGCACGAATATCTGGATGTCGTCCCGTGTCCTGTCCTGGTGCACGACGGGTCCCAGTTGCGGGTGCTCGAAGTCGACCGGCACGGAGCAGAACGCGTCGGTGCGGCGGCGGATCCTCTGGACGTGGCGTGGTGCGCGGCCCACTGGCCCGGTTGGGAGCGGCCGGGCACTCGCCTGGAGGTCGGTCGACCTCGCGACGCCGTATACGCCGCCTTACGGACGATGGTTGCCAGCGGCGCTCTGATCACCGTCGATTACGGACATCTGCGGGATGCCCGACCGACCGGGGGCACGTTGAGGGGTTACCGGGACGGTGTTGAATGTCGGCCCGTTCCGGATGGCAGTACCGACATCACCGCCCACGTCGCCATGGACACCCTCGGCGCACCGCAACTGCTGCGCCAACTCGACCTGTTCGACCGGCTGGGCCTGCGTCCCCCACCGGTGGCGCATGCGCTCGCCGGCACGGACCCGCCGGCTTACCTCCGCGCGCTGAGCGAACGCGGCGCCTACAGCGCGCTGACCGCGAAGGGTGGTCTCGGCGACTTCTGGTGGACGCTGGAACCGGTCAGCCCGATACCGGCCGCAGCGAGCTGA
- a CDS encoding DUF3180 domain-containing protein translates to MGGRLTWKHALVTAAVLFVLSYAALQVWSSHGNSLPQNSWVAVGVIAVMAAFVLYLGNEVRTYLKGLSLRLLPPQRARSTLVAAQACILAGAAFAGWYASAVAIYADRLQTTTGPGAFALALVLTLACIGLVATGLIVQWWCTLPEDEEDDRRRREQTPGDGEGERA, encoded by the coding sequence ATGGGCGGGCGGCTGACGTGGAAACACGCCCTCGTTACTGCCGCCGTGCTGTTCGTGCTGTCATACGCGGCGTTGCAGGTGTGGAGCTCACACGGGAATTCACTGCCGCAGAACTCCTGGGTCGCCGTCGGCGTCATCGCTGTGATGGCCGCGTTCGTGCTCTACCTGGGCAACGAGGTCCGCACCTACCTCAAAGGTCTGTCGCTGCGGCTGTTGCCGCCGCAGCGGGCCCGCAGCACCCTCGTCGCGGCGCAGGCGTGCATCCTGGCCGGGGCAGCGTTCGCCGGCTGGTATGCGTCAGCCGTCGCGATCTATGCCGACCGGTTGCAGACGACCACGGGTCCGGGCGCGTTCGCTCTGGCCCTGGTGCTCACACTGGCCTGCATCGGTCTGGTGGCCACCGGTCTCATCGTGCAGTGGTGGTGCACGCTTCCGGAGGACGAAGAGGACGACAGGCGTCGGCGTGAGCAGACACCCGGGGATGGGGAAGGGGAACGCGCCTGA